AGCCGCGCCGTGCCGCCGCAGAAGCGCGTGGTCAGCGCGGTCAACTCCTCGACGGCGGCGCGGATGCTCGCGGCGGGCGTGTGCATGTTGCCCTGCACGATGTAGAAGGCGGCGGTCGTGCTTTCGGTGACTTTCGTCTTCTCTACCTGCACGACCTCCATGCGGCAGAGCACGTCGTTCGCCGCGTCGCAGTAGGCGTATTCGCCGGCGAAGATGGGCTCCGGCTCGGCCGCGCCCAGCGGCCGGAAGCCCTCGCTGCCGTCCGTGAGCCGCAGGCAGACGCCGCCCTCGATCCGCGCCACGTCGTGGGCGCCGAGCGCCAACCGCGTCTTCAGGCTCACGAGGTTATAGATGTCCACCAGCAGGTTGACGCGCGGCAGCGCGCCCGTGCGCTGAAAGCGGCCCAGCAGCGCCTCCGGCGAGGCCACGAAGCGGCGGTTGGAGCGGCCCACGCGCGTGTGCAGCTCGCGGAAGCCGGCCAGCACGGGGTCTGTCTTCGCAAAATCCGGCGCGGCGTACTGCTCGCGCAGCGCCGGCAGCTCGGCCTCAAGCAGCGCCTCGAAGGCCGCGTGCGTGGCGCGGCTGGCGATGCCGTCGATCACGAGGTAGGCGCCGCCGAGGCCCAGCGCCAGCACCTCCGGCGCGATCGTGAACGTCAGCTCGGCGGGTTCGGCCACGCGGCAGCCTCCGGCGGTGCGTAGGTAACAGGTAACAGGTGACAGGTGACAGGTGACAGGGTACAGGTGACAGGAAACAGGGAACAGGGCGTAGGGCGTAGAGCGTAGAGCGTAGTATGAGGGGCGTGCTGCGCGCAGGGCGCGTTGCACCGGAGCAGGACGACATGGCCGAACCAACCCGCTGCGGCTGGGCGCGCAGCGCGCTCAGCCTGCCCTACCACGACACGGAGTGGGGCACGCCGCTGCACGACGATCGCGCCCTGTTCGAGTTCATCGTGCTCGAGGGCGCCCAGGCCGGCTTAAGCTGGGAGACGATCCTGGCGAAGCGCGACAACTACCGCGCCGCCTTTGACGGCTTCGAGCCGGCGCGCGTGGCCGCCTACAGAGCGGAGAAGGTCGCCGAACTGCTCGGCAACGCCGGCATCGTGCGCAACCGGCTGAAGATCGCCGCCGCGATCGGGAACGCACGGGCGTTTCTCGATCTCCAAACGGAGCACGGCAGCTTCGACGCCTGGCTGTGGCCGTTCGTGGGCGGCAGCCCGCGGCAGAACGCCTGGCAGAGCCTGGCGGAGGTGCCGGCGCGCACGGCCGAGTCCGACGCGCTCAGCGCCGCGTTGCGAAAGCGCGGCTTCCGCTTCGTCGGCTCGACGATCTGCTACGCCTTCATGCAGGCGACGGGCATGGTCAACGACCACCTCACGAGCTGCTTCCGGCACGGGGAGCTGGCGAAGCTGGATTGAAGCGGCTCGGCGCGCCCGGCCCTCTATCCCCCGTCCCCTTTCCCCCAATCTCTGACATCGCGCGGGGAGCGCTTTGGGATGAGGGAAAGGGGCGATCGGGCGGAGCACGAATCGGACGGCGCAGGGGTAACCGTGCGCCCCTACACAAACGTGCTAACCCTGCGCCTTCCGGATCGCTCCAACCCGGGATCGCCCCTCTCCTTCTCCCAGTATTGGGAGAAGGAGAGGGGTAAGGGGGTGAGGATGAGGGCCCGCCACGCCTCGCCTACCACGCGATCACGGCCCGTGTCACGGCTGTCGGGTTGGCGGCGCGGTTCAGCCACTCGGCTTCGGCGAAGGCCCGGTCGATCTGCTCCAGCGGGTACTTGTGCGAGACGATCGCCTCGAACGGGTACGTGTGCCGCGTGCGCTGCAGGAAGTCGAGCGCGGTAGGGATCGTCCACGGCTCGTAGTGATAGATGCCGATGATCTTCTTGCTGGGGAAGACCAACCGCGCCGGCTGCAACGTTACGCTCGCGTCCGTGCTGATCGTGCCGACTTCGAGATACGTCCCGCCGAAGCGCAGCATCTCGATCCCTTCCGGGATCACCGCGGTGAAGCCGACGAAGTCGCAGACCACGTCCGCGCCGACGCCGTCCGTCAGGTCTTTGATCGCGGCGATGCGCTTTTCCGGCGTATCGACCTCGTTGATGTTTATGGTGTGATCCACGCCGAAGCGTTTGGCGATCGCCAACCGGCCGGCGACGCCATCGATCGCGATGATCTTGGCCGCGCCCATCTCTCGCGCCACGGCGGCGGCGTTCAGCCCCAGCCCGCCCGCGCCCTGCAAGACGACCGTGTCGCCCAGGCGCACGCCCGCCTTGTGCAGGCCGTACATCACCTGCGAAAGGGCGCAGTTGACCGGCGCCACCAGCTCGTCCGGCAGCTCGTCGGGCACGCGGTAGACCCAGTGGCCCGGACGCAGATAGTAGTAATCGGCGAAGGCGCCGGTGAAGTAGGGCGCCTCGCCCAGCTTCACGGCGGGTGATTGGTTGGGGCAGGCGGCCGGCTCGCCGCGCAGGCAGACGTAACAGCGGCGGCAGGGATAGAAGTAGGCGTAGGCGATACGGTCGCCCTCGCGCAGCGGCTTGCCCAGCGAATCGCTGCGCACGTGCTCGCCGAGCTGGTAGACGCGGCCGGTCATCTCGTGGCCGGCGGGGAGGTGGAAGCGGGCGGGAATCTCGCCGCGCCAGATGTGCAGGTCGGAGCCGCAGATGCCCGCCATCGCGACCTTGACCATGATCGCGTCCGCTTCGAGCGGCGGCAACGGGAACTCGCGCAGCTCAAAGGGCTGCTCCGGGCCGTGATAGATCGCCGCACGTCCGTTCACCTGACGCCTCCTGCCGTGTATCGCCGGCTGTCGCCGCCCGGCGCGGCGCCTATTCTACACCGGCGCGTGGCGGCCTGAGCGCCGCGCCAAGTGGCGCAACAGGTCCGTCTCCTTCACGGCGCGCGCCAGCTCGAGGAAGGCGGCCTGCGCGGCGGTGAGCGGAGCGCTGCGGTGCCGGGCGATGTAGAGCATACGCCGGCCGTCGAATTCCGGCACGGGCAGCACGCGCAGCCGCGCCGCCTGCAGCTCGACCTCCAGCGCGTAAATCGAGGTGAGGCCGACGCCCAGCCCGGCGAGCACGGCCCGCTTCACCGCCTCGTTGCTGCCCAGCTCCATCACGAAGCGCGGCGCCATGCCGGCGGCGACCAGCGCCCGCTCGCCCGTGGCCCGCGTGGCGCTGCCCGGCTCGCGCGCGATCAGCCCCGCCTCCAGGACATCGGCCAGGGTCACGACCGTGCGCCGGGCCAGCGGGTGGCCGCTGGCGACGAAGAGCACGACGCGGTCTTCGACGAACGGCTCCAGCGGCAGATCGGGGTGCTCGACGCGGTCGCCGATGAAGCCGAGGTCGTAGACGTGGCGCATCAGCCAGTCGGTGACGCGGCGCGTGTCGGCGATCTCCAGCTCGACGCTGACGCCGGGGTAGCGGCGGTGAAACTCGCCCAGCACCGCCGGCAGCAGGTAATCCCCCGGCGTCTGGCCGGCGCCCACCACCAGCCGGCCGGCGCTGAGGCCCGTCAGCGCCGTGATCTCCGCCTGCAGCTGCTCGCTGAGCCGCAGGATGCGGTCGCCGTACTCGGCCGCGATCTGCCCGGCCTCGCTGAGCCGCACGCCGCGGCCGGCGCGCACGATCAGCCGCGCGCCCAGCGCCCGCTCCAGCGCCGCGACGTGCTGGGAAACGGCGGGCTGACCGAGATCCAGCGCCTCCGCCGCGCGCGTCAGGCTGCCCAGCCGCGCGACGCTGCGGAAGATGGCGAGCTGACGCAGCGTCGGCTCAATCATGCGTCTATCCTCATGCTTTCCATGCAATACCGCATCTACCACGCATTTTACGCCCGCGCTTTCATGATCGTGTCCGTGAAGACGCACGCCAGCGAAAGGCGGCCGCGATGGTTACCACGCCGCTCGATCTCGACGCGCTCAGCTGCGCGGTGCAGGACAAGTACACGGAGGTCGCGACGGATCCCGATCGCGGCTTCCACTTCCACACCGGCCGGCCGCTGGCGGCGCTGCTGGGCTATCCGGACGCCTGGGTAGCGGCGGTGCCCGACGCGGCCGTGCGGCGCTTCGCCGGCGTGGGCAATCCCTTCCAGTTCGGCACGCTGCCCGCGGGCACAACCGTGCTGGACGTCGGCTGCGGCGCCGGTTTCGACGCGCAGCACGCCGCCCGCCAGGTGGGAACAGGCGGCCGCGTGATCGGCGTCGACATGACACCGGCGATGCTGGCGGAGGCACGCGCCGCGGCCGCGCAAGCAGGGCTCTCGCACCTCGAGTTTCGCGAGGGCCGCGCCGAGCGCCTGCCGCTGGCGGACGCTTCCGTCGACATCGCGATCAGCAACGGCGCGATCAACCTCTGCCCGGACAAGGCCGCGGTCTACCGCGAGCTGTGGCGCGTGCTCAAGCCGGGTGGCCGCCTGCAGATCGCCGACGTGATGGTGCAGATCCCGGTGCCCGACGAGGCCAAAGCCGAGATCGACCTCTGGACCGGCTGAATCGCCGGCGGACTCCTCGTGGAGGAGTACCTGGACGTGGTGCGTGGCGCCGGCTTCGCCGACGTCGAGCTCGGTGAGATGGTGGATGTCTTCTCCGGATCGCCGCACGAGTCGGACGCGCGCGAGTTCGAGACGCGCGGCGTCGGCTTCAGCGCCCGCAAGCCCGGCCGGCAGGAACGCAGCGATGTCCCAACTACCTGACGGCCTCTCGCCCGACGCGGTGCAGGCGGCCGTACGCGAGCGCTACAGTGGCGTTGCCGCCGAACCTGCGCGGGACTTCGGCTTCCCGGTTGGCCGCGCCTTTGCGGAGGCCGTGGGCTACGCGCCGGAGCTGCTGGCGGCGCTGCCCGCGGAGGCGGCGGAGGCGTTCGCCGGCGTCGCCTGCCCCGTGCCGCGGGCCGAATTACACCCCGGCGAGACGGTGGTCGACCTGGGCTGCGGCGCGGGGCTCGACAGCCTGCTCGCGGCGCGGGCCGTGGGGGAGACGGGCCACGTGATCGGCGTCGACTTCGCACCGCAAATGGTGGAACGGGCGCGGCGCGTGGCGAACGTGGCGAGGATGCCGCAGGTCGAGATACGGCTGGCGGACGGCTGCGCCCTGCCACTGGCGGACGAGTCGGCCGACGCCGTGCTGGTCAACGGCATCTTCAACCTCAACCCCGACAAGACGGCGCTGCTGCGCGAGGCGGGGCGCGTGCTGCGGCCGGGCGGGCGGCTGGTCGCGGCCGAGATCATCCTGACCGCGCCGCTGCCGGAGGGCGAAGGGCACAGCCTGGACGACTGGTTCCGTTGAATCGGCGGCGCTGAACCGGAAGGGGACCTTCTGGACCACGTCACCGCCGCCGGCTTCGCCCGCGTCGCCGTGCTCGACCGCTGCCGCAACGCCCGCACCGGCGCGGCGCAGTCGGCCGTGCTGCTGTTCCGCGCGCGCAAAGCCGCAACCGTGCGCTGATCCTGCCGGATCAGTCGAAGCAGTAGTGGAAGCTGATCGCGCAGGCGGCGGAGTCAGCGCAGGCGAGATCGATCACGCCGCGCAGGCCGGAAAGCTCGCCGGTGCCGGAGCCGGGCACGACGGTGCGCTTGGAGGTGAGCACGCCGTTGCGGCAGGCGCCGACGTGCTCCAGCACGAAGCTGCCCGTCCTGCCGCCCACGCTGCCGCTGGCGCGCTCGATGCCGTAGATGCTGGCCGAGCCGTCGGCGAAGTCGATGCGCAGCTCCTCCAGCACACCCGCGCCTGCCAGATCGCCCTCGTACCTGATCGCGAAGCTGGCGCTGCTCAGCCGCGGGCCGCCGTCTGCAGCGGCGAACGGCCGTTGCTCGGCGGCAGTAAGCGTTAGTCGTGCGTGCGCGATCTGTCCCGCAACCGCCGTCATCGTCTGTCCCGTTTCCCTGAACCCGCGTTCGGCGTCAGAGCGCCGGGCGGTAGGAGCCGAAGCTCCACTCGTTGCCTTCGAGGTCGCGCGCCGCGTAGCCACGCCCGCCGTAGTCGTTGTCGTGCGGCGGCAGCGTGATCTCGGCGCCGGCGGCGGCCGCGCGGGCGTGGTGCGCGTCCGCATCGGCGACGAAGACGTACGGCGCCCGCTGGCGCAGGCCGGTATCGGTGTCACGCAGGCTGCCGAGCATCAGCACGCCGTTGCCCAGCTTCAGCTCGGCGTGGGCGACGGTGCCCTTCGGCCCCGGCACCAGCAGCAGCTCCTCGAAGCCGAACGCCCGCTCCAGCCAGGCGATGGCCGCCGGGGCATCGCGGTAGGAAAGACCGGGATAGAGCGTCGGCATATGATTCGCCGCTGGCCGTGCCATGGTTGTGCGCCTCCCGCCGGACGGGGCGCCGGAGCGCCCCGAGGTGTTACCACATTACAGCGGAGACGCACGTATGTTCTGAATTCTTACGTCGAGTAGAGGAAGGCGCCTGGGACGCCTGCGGGCGCGCGGGCGAGGCGCCCCGCCGCGGTTAACAGATGGTTTCAAAACCGGCGGGCACGTGCGATCGCATCTCTGCAAGCGGGAACCCGAGCCGGTTTTGAAACCATGTCTAAGGGAACCGCAGGCGCAGCACACCGACCGCGCCCACGCGGCACAACGATTGACATGGGAGTGGTTCGCGCTGGTGGCTCGCTCAGTTATTGTTCGAACTCGCCACCAGCGCCGGTGGAAAATCCGGCGGCTGCGGCGAGGTGTCCAGCACGTAGCCGACACCCTGCACGGTGCGGATCAGGCGCGGCTGCGCGGGATTGCGCTCGATCTTCTGGCGCAGACGGCTGATCCAGACGCGCAGGAACTGCACGTCGTCGCGGTACTGCTGCCCCCAGGTCCTCTCCAGCAGGTCCTCGTGCAGGAGGGTGCGGCCAGGATGGGTGGCGAGCTGCTCCAGCAACTGCCACTCCTTGGGCGAAAGCGCTACCGGCCGGCCCTCGACCGTGACGCTGTGGCCGTCGAGATCGATCACGACGTTGTCGAGGTCGACGCGGCGGCCCTCGGTGCGGCGGCGGGGTTGGCGGGTGCGGCGCAGCACGGCCTTGACGCGCTCGACGACTTCCTCGGGGTTGAAGGGCTTGACGATGTAGTCGTCGGCGCCGAGCTGCAGGCCCCTGATGCGGTCGAGGTCGGCTGTCTTGGCGCTGACGACGACGACGGGCGTGGGCGAATGCTCGCGGATGCGGCGCAGCACCTCGAGGCCGTCCATGTCGGGCAGCATCAGGTCCAACAGCACCAGCCAGGGCTTGCGCTTGTCGAACTGGTCGAGCGCCTCATTGCCGTTGGCGGCCTCGGCAGTGCGATACTCATGCGCACGCAGCTCGACCTTGAGCAGCCGGCGGATCTTCGGGTCGTCGTCGACGACGAGGATCATAGCCGCACCCTCCGCGGGGTAAATGATCAGGCGCTAACGCCTTCGCCTGGATACTATCCCATTACAAGGCCGACAACAAGGCCGATTACGTCGATACCGTGTTCGGCGCCGATCGCCGCCGCGCTGTGCGCCGGACGTCTTCGCCAGAAGCAAACCGTCTCTTACCGAGAGCATACCATAACGGCAGCACGTCTGTTCGCGCCTCAAGGGTATAACACGCCTGCTCTGCGCTTCCGTTATCCGCGAAGGCCGCGCGCCGAACCCCGCGGTGATTCCACATCGCCGCTCCGCGGCGTTCTGAAGAGTGCGGTGCCTCCCTTCCCCTCAGGTCATGTGTCTCACGTGTGTCGTGAGGAAGGGTCATGCGAGGGCTCTCGCTTGCGGGGTCAGCGATCGGCGTGCGGCAGGGGCAGCCCGTGATTTCCCCGCGTGGAAACGGCATTGAAACACGCAGGAAACATCCACGGCGTAGGCTGAGCGGTGTGCCCTGGTCGAGGCCGGGCCGCAACTTTGCCCAGAGTTGAGAGTCCCGAAAGTCGGAGGAGGCGCGGCGTTGACCCCGAAGGAGATTCAGCAGTTCGTCAAGGCGAACAACGTCCAGATCGTGGACCTCAAGTTCGTCGATCTGCCCGGCACCTGGCAGCACTTCTCGATCCATGTGAACGAGATCGACGGCCACGACGACGTCAACGCCGGCGTCTGGCGCGATGGCCTCGGCTTCGACGGCTCCAGCATCCGCGGCTTCCAGAAGATCCAGGAATCGGACATGATCCTGATTCCGGACCCGGCAACGGCCGTGCTCGACCCGTTCACCGCCGTGCCCACGCTCTCGCTGGTCTGCGATGTGCACGACCCGATCAAAAAGGAGCGCTACACGCGCGACCCGCGCCACATCGCCACCAAGGCCGAGGCGCACGTGCGCTCCAGCGGCATCGCCGACACGGTCTACTTCGGCCCCGAGGCCGAATTCTTCGTCTTCGACGACGTGCGCTACGGCGCCTCCACCAATGAGGCCTTCTACGCCGTGGACAGCGTGGAGGGCAACTGGAACAGCGGCCGCATCGAGAACGGCGGCAACCTGGGCTACAAGCTGCGCGCCAAAGAGGGCTACTTCCCCGTGCCGCCCCACGACCAGCTGCAGGATCTGCGCAGCGAGATGATCCTGACGATGGTCGCCTCCGGCATCCCCGTCGAAGTGCATCACCATGAAGTCGCGACCGCCGGCCAGTGCGAGATCGACATGCGCTTCGACACGCTGACGAAGATGGCCGACAAGCTGATGATGTACAAGTACATCGTCAAGAACGTGGCGCGACGGCACGGCCAGGTCGCGACCTTCATGCCCAAGCCGCTGTTCGGCGACAACGGCTCCGGCATGCACTGCCACCAGAGCCTGTGGAAGGGCGGCGAGCCGCTCTTCTTCGACGCCAACGGCTACGCCAAGATCAGCCAGATGTGCAAGTACTACATCGGCGGTCTGCTGAAGCACGCGCGGGCGCTCATGGCCTTCTGCGCTCCCACGACCAACAGCTACAAGCGGCTGGTGCCCGGCTACGAGGCGCCGGTGAACCTCGTCTACTCCGCCCGCAACCGCAGCGCCGCCTGCCGCATCCCCATGATCTCGGAAAGCCCGAAGCAGAAGCGCATCGAGTTCCGCCCGCCCGATCCGTCCTGCAACCCCTATCTCGCCTTCGCGGCGATGACGATGGCCGGCCTGGACGGCGTGCGCAACCAGATCGACCCCGGCCAGCCGCTGGACGTGAACACCTACGAGCTGGAAGGGCCGCTGGCGGGGGAGATCCCGACCGTGCCCGGCTCGCTTGACGAGGCACTGAAGTGTCTGGAGGAGGACCACGCCTTCCTGCTCGAGGGCGATGTGTTCACCACCGACGTGCTGGACATGTGGTTTGAGATGAAGCGCGAGCAGGTGGACGGCCTGCGCCTGCGCCCGCACCCGTGGGAGTACGCGCAGTATTTCGACGCGTAGCCGACCGGGGCATGGGGCAACAATCGAGGCGATTCGGACTGGCCCGTGGAGCGAGCGGCTCCGCGGGCCGTTCGGCCCTCAACCCCCTTCCCCTCTCCCAATCCTGGGCGAGGGGCGATCGGGCGCAGCACGACGCGGACGTCGTCGGGTTAACCGATAGCTGATTGGAACGCCCGACGCTCGATCGTCTCCTTCCCCCATCGTGCAACGAATGGGGGAAGGAGACGGGAGAGGTTGAGGGCCGAGAGCTCCGCATGCAAGGACAGAGCTCCTATGAACGACGAGCAAGAGCGCCAGGAAACCAAAGAGTACGTCCTGCAACACGCCCGCGACCAGGACGTGAAGTTCATCCGCCTCTGGTTCACCGACATCATCGGCTCGCTCAAGAGCCTGGCGATCACGGTCGAGGAGCTGGAGAACGTGCTGGACGAGGGCATGATCTTCGACGGCTCGGCGATCGAGGGCTTCGCCCGCCACGACGAGACCGACATGATCGCCATGCCCGACCCCACGACCTTCCAGGTGCTGCCCTGGCGGCCGCGCTCGCAGGCCGTGGCGCGGCTGATCTGCGACGTGCAACTGCCGGACGGCACGCCCTTCGAGGGCGACCCGCGCTACGTGCTGCGCCGCAACCTGCAGCGCGCCGCGAAGCTCGGCTACACCTTCTACGTCGAGCCGGAGCTGGAGTTCTTCTACTTCAAGAACGCCGAGGGCACCGAGGGGCTGGACGACGGCGGCTACCTGGACCTGACGCCGC
The DNA window shown above is from Dehalococcoidia bacterium and carries:
- a CDS encoding phenylalanine--tRNA ligase beta subunit-related protein, which codes for MAEPAELTFTIAPEVLALGLGGAYLVIDGIASRATHAAFEALLEAELPALREQYAAPDFAKTDPVLAGFRELHTRVGRSNRRFVASPEALLGRFQRTGALPRVNLLVDIYNLVSLKTRLALGAHDVARIEGGVCLRLTDGSEGFRPLGAAEPEPIFAGEYAYCDAANDVLCRMEVVQVEKTKVTESTTAAFYIVQGNMHTPAASIRAAVEELTALTTRFCGGTARLLYTPA
- a CDS encoding DNA-3-methyladenine glycosylase I, whose protein sequence is MAEPTRCGWARSALSLPYHDTEWGTPLHDDRALFEFIVLEGAQAGLSWETILAKRDNYRAAFDGFEPARVAAYRAEKVAELLGNAGIVRNRLKIAAAIGNARAFLDLQTEHGSFDAWLWPFVGGSPRQNAWQSLAEVPARTAESDALSAALRKRGFRFVGSTICYAFMQATGMVNDHLTSCFRHGELAKLD
- a CDS encoding zinc-binding dehydrogenase; its protein translation is MNGRAAIYHGPEQPFELREFPLPPLEADAIMVKVAMAGICGSDLHIWRGEIPARFHLPAGHEMTGRVYQLGEHVRSDSLGKPLREGDRIAYAYFYPCRRCYVCLRGEPAACPNQSPAVKLGEAPYFTGAFADYYYLRPGHWVYRVPDELPDELVAPVNCALSQVMYGLHKAGVRLGDTVVLQGAGGLGLNAAAVAREMGAAKIIAIDGVAGRLAIAKRFGVDHTININEVDTPEKRIAAIKDLTDGVGADVVCDFVGFTAVIPEGIEMLRFGGTYLEVGTISTDASVTLQPARLVFPSKKIIGIYHYEPWTIPTALDFLQRTRHTYPFEAIVSHKYPLEQIDRAFAEAEWLNRAANPTAVTRAVIAW
- a CDS encoding LysR family transcriptional regulator, with product MIEPTLRQLAIFRSVARLGSLTRAAEALDLGQPAVSQHVAALERALGARLIVRAGRGVRLSEAGQIAAEYGDRILRLSEQLQAEITALTGLSAGRLVVGAGQTPGDYLLPAVLGEFHRRYPGVSVELEIADTRRVTDWLMRHVYDLGFIGDRVEHPDLPLEPFVEDRVVLFVASGHPLARRTVVTLADVLEAGLIAREPGSATRATGERALVAAGMAPRFVMELGSNEAVKRAVLAGLGVGLTSIYALEVELQAARLRVLPVPEFDGRRMLYIARHRSAPLTAAQAAFLELARAVKETDLLRHLARRSGRHAPV
- a CDS encoding methyltransferase domain-containing protein encodes the protein MVTTPLDLDALSCAVQDKYTEVATDPDRGFHFHTGRPLAALLGYPDAWVAAVPDAAVRRFAGVGNPFQFGTLPAGTTVLDVGCGAGFDAQHAARQVGTGGRVIGVDMTPAMLAEARAAAAQAGLSHLEFREGRAERLPLADASVDIAISNGAINLCPDKAAVYRELWRVLKPGGRLQIADVMVQIPVPDEAKAEIDLWTG
- a CDS encoding methyltransferase domain-containing protein: MSQLPDGLSPDAVQAAVRERYSGVAAEPARDFGFPVGRAFAEAVGYAPELLAALPAEAAEAFAGVACPVPRAELHPGETVVDLGCGAGLDSLLAARAVGETGHVIGVDFAPQMVERARRVANVARMPQVEIRLADGCALPLADESADAVLVNGIFNLNPDKTALLREAGRVLRPGGRLVAAEIILTAPLPEGEGHSLDDWFR
- a CDS encoding DUF3224 domain-containing protein — protein: MTAVAGQIAHARLTLTAAEQRPFAAADGGPRLSSASFAIRYEGDLAGAGVLEELRIDFADGSASIYGIERASGSVGGRTGSFVLEHVGACRNGVLTSKRTVVPGSGTGELSGLRGVIDLACADSAACAISFHYCFD
- a CDS encoding VOC family protein — protein: MARPAANHMPTLYPGLSYRDAPAAIAWLERAFGFEELLLVPGPKGTVAHAELKLGNGVLMLGSLRDTDTGLRQRAPYVFVADADAHHARAAAAGAEITLPPHDNDYGGRGYAARDLEGNEWSFGSYRPAL
- a CDS encoding response regulator transcription factor; this translates as MILVVDDDPKIRRLLKVELRAHEYRTAEAANGNEALDQFDKRKPWLVLLDLMLPDMDGLEVLRRIREHSPTPVVVVSAKTADLDRIRGLQLGADDYIVKPFNPEEVVERVKAVLRRTRQPRRRTEGRRVDLDNVVIDLDGHSVTVEGRPVALSPKEWQLLEQLATHPGRTLLHEDLLERTWGQQYRDDVQFLRVWISRLRQKIERNPAQPRLIRTVQGVGYVLDTSPQPPDFPPALVASSNNN
- the glnA gene encoding type I glutamate--ammonia ligase, with the protein product MTPKEIQQFVKANNVQIVDLKFVDLPGTWQHFSIHVNEIDGHDDVNAGVWRDGLGFDGSSIRGFQKIQESDMILIPDPATAVLDPFTAVPTLSLVCDVHDPIKKERYTRDPRHIATKAEAHVRSSGIADTVYFGPEAEFFVFDDVRYGASTNEAFYAVDSVEGNWNSGRIENGGNLGYKLRAKEGYFPVPPHDQLQDLRSEMILTMVASGIPVEVHHHEVATAGQCEIDMRFDTLTKMADKLMMYKYIVKNVARRHGQVATFMPKPLFGDNGSGMHCHQSLWKGGEPLFFDANGYAKISQMCKYYIGGLLKHARALMAFCAPTTNSYKRLVPGYEAPVNLVYSARNRSAACRIPMISESPKQKRIEFRPPDPSCNPYLAFAAMTMAGLDGVRNQIDPGQPLDVNTYELEGPLAGEIPTVPGSLDEALKCLEEDHAFLLEGDVFTTDVLDMWFEMKREQVDGLRLRPHPWEYAQYFDA